A window from Schistosoma haematobium chromosome 3, whole genome shotgun sequence encodes these proteins:
- the BRCA1 gene encoding Breast cancer 1, early onset (EggNog:ENOG410WJ60~COG:L) — protein MIDSLDDVQTPVVTPCSHIYCKFCMDKHFEKKRSASCPLCNKNLSSRSLKSSSKVVTVIDLCKKVISTYESEAKTKLVSRDLVGSLHLSQELTQVDVTASCVLPSSRNSEDFQVSGEESRPRPRNRILLGTTARTQRTKQMNKQRSALPFEEVLTQPMHSLCASTEVKELSLPKQDVENHDAFLDIFSLTQQTQPMIDSFDSGSLFAPVEGMGHTDFSDNTLVGHTTQKNESKPISKLLRKASKRIKRSACLPPLPPVTRTTVLTRNSPEAASHSSVPSHNSVSLKRSSESPFANGKNSKQCRRESNCSVLSGQGLVTKTHEVLCHVQPSENVCINTKGFNSLFNHEETKSKLDIEPIVPHKPSSACNPKKRSHSFSGSLSHTSSVLVGKRLLQKYRSRPHRLSTTQHSVSTKSPGWSRWRQMCRELRRRSSSLRITFHRSSSLVGKVGSKASEPHESRKIRTIRDFSRRSSLSSPGISLPKWGRSVNRSRRRTSEKTVETPLPHGKQEDISDISLNIVQEHNTTSNKSQNGFSPVSRLTKTDCPKETCHFIMPLRRLISRDYFHSKSLRSRLRSSLRQNEAAASPIIQVKSPHGYSAYKCDLDSPEPRGQLNGSNISNTSYSAVDSCEIYCQPLHCSACGETLVLHTDINSANMISPGPQFPELLLRPPVSILSSSMSSSYWQAEDPGDTIFTDAHLDALVEVNRRYISESDGDCNLKHSSVSLPRNSYRSYLQTDSRDNALSHCEIQSGIKVPNLVEPSLKPYNSPTLPSNSSYSNAQPNRTDESEAIHGENIANSESPTEQHNDFSRFPDHSTFSTFQGSSSEIMPTVDRERLRHECEELEAVVAALQKQLEAQADELSPESTAEILKSACTEPLDDAPVGVTSFTECVPQQTHNEIRMFPGSDVKHAIVSVEKLQTHEPMAIQSSPRLSQVLETCASETVDIIPSSQTEEEPENYHIDVMDPPIISQPTVASSKPGQSNQNEWRNVTSPLNNSICDFIPGSLSASTQNIRDPISSTQNPMSNITQCPETNWSSCNTLVDENWPPKFSDKCQRNIAVTGSNLSPSDTALLRKFCLQFSVSEHSRFIPQKTTHVVIKEEAGRPRVVKRTLKYFMGILNRAWIVNTDWVRECVTSKRLLDESPYEIEGDTVCGDCHEGPRRGRLGVPAIPQSLDRLPFGNPSSRLNEAESSDRRPFSELWLCAYRNLGALQVADFCQLALDGGATRVFEKPSELMDATNKLTESLEITGTDVRKPRAVILTDKDSSEFNLQECQELYRVYGVPVISIEWMLNCISLYRRLPINQAYRICPTPQPVSVSISKS, from the exons ATGATTG ATAGTTTGGATGATGTTCAGACTCCTGTTGTAACACCATGCTCTCATATTTACTGCAAGTTTTGTATGGATAAGCATTTTGAGAAGAAAAGAAGTGCCAGCTGCCCGCTTTGTAACAAGAATCTTTCTTCCAG GTCTTTAAAGAGTTCGAGCAAAGTTGTAACTGTAATCGACTTATGCAAGAAAGTTATATCGACTTATGAATCTGAAGCAAAAACTAAAC TTGTCTCACGGGACCTTGTAGGTAGCTTGCATCTCAGTCAGGAGCTGACACAG GTGGATGTAACTGCTTCATGTGTCTTACCAAGTAGTAGAAACTCTGAAGATTTTCAAGTCAGCGGTGAGGAGTCGCGCCCTCGACCTCGCAATCGCATTCTTTTGGGCACCACCGCACGCACACAACGGACAAAGCAAATGAACAAGCAGCGCAGTGCTTTACCCTTTGAAGAGGTTCTTACACAGCCAATGCACAGTTTGTGTGCCTCTACCGAAGTAAAAGAGCTTAGTTTGCCGAAACAAGATGTAGAGAACCATGATGCGTTCCTCGATATATTTAGTCTTacacaacaaactcaaccgatgATAGATTCATTCGATAGTGGTTCATTGTTTGCACCAGTTGAAGGTATGGGTCATACAGACTTTTCAGACAATACTCTTGTAGGTCACACTACTCAAAAAAATGAATCAAAACCTATATCAAAATTACTTCGGAAAGCTTCGAAAAGGATTAAGCGTTCTGCATGTTTGCCGCCTCTCCCACCAGTCACGCGAACTACCGTTTTGACGCGTAACAGTCCAGAAGCTGCTTCTCACAGTTCTGTTCCTTCGCATAACTCTGTGTCACTGAAAAGGTCATCTGAATCACCGTTCGCGAATGGGAAAAACAGTAAACAATGTCGGAGAGAATCGAATTGTTCTGTTTTGTCTGGTCAGGGGTTGGTTACGAAAACGCACGAGGTTTTGTGTCATGTACAACCGTCAGAAAATGTATGTATCAACACTAAGGGCTTCAACAGTCTCTTCAACCatgaggaaaccaaaagtaagTTGGATATAGAACCAATCGTTCCCCATAAACCATCGTCAGCTTGCAACCCAAAGAAACGTTCTCACTCGTTCAGTGGGTCTTTGTCTCATACTTCGTCAGTACTAGTTGGCAAACGCTTGCTTCAAAAGTATCGTAGTAGACCTCACCGTCTGTCAACGACTCAGCATAGTGTTTCTACCAAAAGCCCGGGTTGGTCTCGTTGGCGTCAAATGTGTCGCGAACTGAGACGTCGAAGTTCATCATTGCGAATAACATTTCATAGGTCATCTAGTTTGGTTGGTAAAGTTGGATCAAAAGCTTCTGAACCACACGAAAGTCGCAAAATACGTACTATTAGAGATTTTTCTAGACGTTCCTCCCTTTCCAGTCCCGGCATTTCTTTGCCTAAATGGGGACGTAGTGTTAATCGGAGCAGACGTAGGACCAGTGAGAAAACAGTTGAAACTCCTTTACCTCATGGTAAGCAAGAAGATATATCCGATATTTCACTTAATATCGTCCAAGAACACAATACAACATCAAACAAATCTCAAAATGGTTTCAGTCCAGTATCGCGTTTAACAAAAACGGATTGTCCTAAAGAAACGTGTCATTTTATTATGCCATTGCGACGTCTGATTTCTCGTGACTACTTTCATTCGAAGTCACTACGCTCTCGTCTTCGTTCTTCTCTGCGTCAAAATGAAGCTGCTGCTTCTCCTATCATTCAGGTCAAGTCACCACATGGTTACTCTGCTTATAAATGTGATTTGGACTCTCCTGAACCTCGTGGACAGCTTAACGGGTCTAACATCTCTAACACATCATATTCAGCAGTGGATTCCTGTGAAATTTATTGTCAGCCTTTACATTGTAGTGCTTGTGGGGAGACGCTAGTATTACATACAGATATCAATAGTGCAAATATGATATCGCCAGGACCACAGTTTCCGGAATTGCTGCTCCGTCCACCTGTTTCCATTCTCTCGAGCTCCATGTCTTCCTCATATTGGCAGGCTGAAGATCCAGGAGATACAATCTTTACGGATGCTCATCTAGATGCTCTGGTTGAGGTGAATCGCCGTTACATATCAGAATCTGATGGAGATTGTAATCTAAAGCATTCTAGTGTATCTCTTCCCAGAAATTCCTATAGATCGTATCTCCAAACGGATTCG AGAGACAATGCACTTAGTCACTGTGAAATCCAATCTGGTATCAAGGTTCCAAATTTAGTTGAACCATCACTAAAACCTTACAACTCACCTACACTACCGTCAAATAGTTCTTACAGTAATGCTCAACCAAACAGAACTGATGAGTCGGAAGCAATACATGGTGAAAACATAGCGAACAGTGAATCTCCAACCGAGCAGCACAATGATTTCTCTAGGTTTCCTGATCATTCTACCTTTTCCACTTTTCAAGGTAGCAGTAGTGAGATTATGCCAACCGTG GATCGTGAGCGTTTGCGTCACGAATGTGAAGAGTTGGAAGCCGTAGTCGCAGCTTTACAGAAGCAGTTGGAGGCTCAAGCTGATGAACTCAGTCCTGAATCAACTGCTGAGATCCTTAAATCAGCCTGTACAGAACCTTTAGATGATGCTCCTGTTGGTGTAACATCATTTACAGAATGTGTTCCACAGCAGACTCACAATGAAATACGAATGTTTCCTGGTAGTGATGTAAAGCATGCCATAGTAAGCGTCGAAAAGCTTCAAACTCATGAACCAATGGCCATTCAGTCGTCCCCAAGATTGTCTCAG GTTTTAGAAACTTGTGCTTCCGAAACGGTTGATATTATTCCATCCTCTCAAACAGAAGAGGAACCAGAAAATTATCATATCGATGTAATGGATCCACCTATTATTTCTCAGCCTACGGTAGCAAGTTCTAAGCCTGGGCAGTCAAACCAAAATGAATGGAGAAATGTAACCAGTCCTCTGAATAATTCTATTTGTGACTTCATTCCTGGTTCATTATCCGCATCTACACAGAATATTCGTGATCCCATTTCGTCAACTCAAAATCCAATGAGTAATATTACCCAGTGTCCAGAAACAAACTGGAGTTCATGTAACACACTCGTAGATGAAAACTGGCCCCCAAAGTTTTCTGATAAATGTCAGCGAAATATTGCTGTTACGGGTTCCAATTTATCGCCTTCTGATACT GCTTTACTGCGTAAATTTTGTTTACAATTCAGTGTTTCGGAACACAGTCGTTTCATTCCTCAAAAGACAACTCATGTAGTAATTAAAGAAGAAGCAG GTCGTCCTCGTGTAGTTAAACGAACCTTAAAATACTTTATGGGTATTCTTAATCGAGCATGGATTGTAAATACTGACTGGGTTCGTGAATGCGTGACATCCAAAAGACTTCTGGATGAG tcGCCATATGAGATTGAAGGAGATACAGTTTGTGGCGATTGTCATGAGGGTCCTAGACGTGGTAGACTTGGTGTACCAGCCATTCCTCAATCTCTTGACAGGTTACCTTTCGGAAATCCCTCTAGCCGATTGAATGAAGCTGAATCCAGTGATCGCCGTCCATTTTCTGAACTGTGGCTCTGTGCATATCGTAATTTGGGAGCTCTACAAGTGGCTGATTTTTGTCAGTTGGCATTAGATGGAGGTGCTACACGAGTTTTCGAAAAACCTTCGGAATTAATGGATGCAACCAATAAATTGACTGAATCGCTGGAAATTACAGGGACAGATGTTCGGAAACCGCGTGCTGTAATTCTTACAGACAAAGATTCTTCTGAATTCAATCTTCAAGAGTGTCAGG AGCTCTATCGAGTATACGGTGTGCCTGTTATAAGTATTGAATGGATGCTGAACTGTATTTCATTATATCGTCGTTTACCAATTAATCAAGCTTATCGTATATGTCCAACTCCTCAACCTGTTTCTGTATCTATTTCCAAATCTTAA